The Corynebacterium camporealensis genome contains a region encoding:
- a CDS encoding acetylornithine transaminase, with protein MSVLSTWTSVLTNTYGTPPVALVEGTGTHVKDEDGNEYLDLLAGIAVSSLGHGHAGVQEAVAKQAGALAHVSNLFASRPVTEVAEKLIARVGDEDARVFFSNSGAEANEAAFKLARLTGRPRILAAVDGFHGRTMGSLAMTGQPPKRRPFSPLPGGVEFYPYGDLDYLRALVEQNPHDTAAIILEPIQGETGVIPAPEGFLKGIRELCDEHGILMIVDEVQTGAGRTGSFFAFEKSGVLPDVISMAKGLGAGLPIGATIVRGAARDLFTPGSHGTTFGGNPVACAAANVVLDTMDEDFLVNVNEMGEKLRAGIAKLPQVTEVRGEGLMLGVVLEEDIAKQAVQAGFKHGVILNAPAENVIRLTPPLIIGEADVQEAIDKIAQTLKEVVK; from the coding sequence ATGAGCGTACTAAGCACCTGGACTTCGGTCCTGACCAATACCTATGGCACCCCGCCGGTCGCACTGGTGGAAGGTACTGGCACCCACGTCAAGGACGAGGACGGCAACGAGTACCTCGACCTGCTGGCCGGTATTGCGGTGAGCTCGTTGGGACATGGACACGCTGGTGTGCAGGAGGCCGTCGCAAAGCAGGCAGGCGCCCTGGCACACGTGTCGAACCTCTTTGCCAGCCGCCCGGTAACGGAGGTGGCAGAGAAGCTCATTGCCCGCGTCGGTGATGAGGATGCTCGCGTGTTCTTCTCCAACTCCGGTGCTGAGGCCAACGAGGCTGCTTTCAAGCTGGCACGCTTGACTGGTCGCCCGCGCATCCTCGCTGCAGTTGATGGTTTCCACGGTCGCACCATGGGCTCGCTGGCCATGACGGGTCAGCCGCCGAAGCGTCGCCCCTTTTCCCCGCTCCCTGGTGGAGTCGAATTTTACCCCTATGGCGACCTGGACTATCTGCGTGCACTCGTTGAGCAGAACCCTCACGACACCGCCGCTATCATCCTCGAGCCTATTCAGGGCGAAACCGGTGTTATCCCGGCACCGGAAGGATTCCTCAAGGGCATCCGTGAGCTCTGTGATGAGCACGGCATTCTCATGATCGTCGATGAAGTCCAGACCGGTGCTGGCCGTACGGGCAGTTTCTTTGCTTTTGAAAAGTCCGGCGTGCTGCCTGATGTCATCTCCATGGCCAAGGGCTTAGGCGCGGGCCTGCCGATTGGTGCGACCATCGTCCGCGGTGCGGCTCGTGACCTGTTTACCCCAGGCAGCCACGGCACCACCTTCGGTGGCAACCCGGTGGCGTGTGCTGCAGCAAACGTCGTGCTCGACACCATGGACGAAGACTTCCTGGTCAACGTCAATGAGATGGGGGAGAAGCTGCGTGCGGGCATCGCCAAGCTCCCGCAGGTCACCGAGGTGCGCGGTGAGGGCCTCATGCTGGGTGTGGTGCTGGAAGAGGACATCGCAAAGCAGGCGGTACAAGCAGGCTTTAAGCATGGCGTCATCCTGAACGCCCCGGCAGAGAACGTGATTCGCCTGACCCCGCCACTGATTATTGGTGAGGCGGACGTGCAAGAAGCAATTGACAAGATTGCGCAGACCTTGAAGGAGGTAGTGAAGTAA
- the argF gene encoding ornithine carbamoyltransferase: MRHFLADDDLSPKEQKDVLDLALKLKEEPFSQRPLEGPKSVAVLFDKTSTRTRFSFEAGIAHLGGHAIVTDAKATQIGKGETLQDTAAVLSRYVEAIVWRTYAHSNFHEMAETTTVPLVNALSDDLHPCQILADLVTCKENFGDLEGRKLVYLGDGDNNMANSYMIGCTTAGMEVTIIAPEGFQPKEEFVERARKRGTVHVTDDIEAVRGADVVVTDTWVSMGQEEDGKDRRTPFLPYQVNDRVMDMASSSAIFLHCLPAYRGSEVTAEVIDGPQSRVFDEAENRLHAQKAVLVWLLGQKKENH; this comes from the coding sequence ATGCGGCACTTTTTAGCTGACGATGATCTCAGCCCCAAGGAGCAAAAGGATGTCCTTGACCTGGCGCTGAAGCTGAAGGAAGAGCCTTTCTCCCAGCGCCCGTTGGAGGGTCCGAAGTCCGTGGCGGTGCTGTTTGATAAGACCTCCACGCGCACCCGTTTCTCCTTTGAGGCAGGTATTGCGCACCTGGGCGGACATGCCATCGTGACCGATGCGAAGGCCACTCAGATTGGCAAGGGTGAGACCTTGCAGGACACCGCGGCGGTATTGTCGCGCTACGTGGAGGCGATTGTGTGGCGTACGTATGCGCATTCGAACTTCCACGAGATGGCAGAGACCACCACGGTGCCGCTGGTCAATGCGCTTTCCGATGACCTGCACCCCTGCCAGATTCTCGCCGACCTGGTGACTTGCAAGGAGAACTTCGGCGACCTGGAAGGCCGCAAGCTAGTCTACTTAGGCGATGGCGATAACAACATGGCGAACTCCTACATGATTGGCTGCACTACCGCGGGCATGGAGGTCACCATCATCGCGCCGGAAGGCTTCCAGCCGAAGGAAGAGTTCGTGGAGCGCGCCCGCAAACGTGGCACCGTCCATGTCACCGATGACATTGAGGCGGTACGTGGTGCAGATGTCGTCGTCACCGATACGTGGGTCTCGATGGGCCAGGAGGAAGACGGCAAGGATCGCCGTACACCTTTCCTGCCTTATCAGGTCAATGACCGGGTGATGGACATGGCATCTAGTAGTGCTATCTTTTTACATTGTCTTCCCGCATATCGGGGAAGCGAAGTAACGGCTGAGGTCATTGACGGTCCGCAGTCGCGAGTCTTCGACGAAGCAGAAAACCGCTTGCATGCGCAAAAGGCCGTGCTGGTGTGGCTGCTAGGGCAGAAGAAGGAGAACCATTAG
- a CDS encoding arginine repressor produces the protein MSIPATRNARQAKILEILDRQRVTSQVQLSELLLQEGIDITQATLSRDLDELGARKVKKDGERSFYMVVGELEQFDDQLNGPREKLRRMLDELVVSHDHSGNIAMLRTPAGAAQYLASFIDRVGLNDVAGCIAGDDTIFVLAREPYTGKKLAERLTREGE, from the coding sequence ATGAGTATCCCGGCTACTCGGAATGCGCGGCAGGCAAAGATTCTAGAGATCTTAGACCGCCAGCGGGTGACTAGTCAGGTACAGCTCTCAGAGCTGTTGCTACAAGAAGGCATCGACATCACGCAGGCGACGTTGTCGCGCGACCTCGATGAGCTGGGCGCGCGCAAGGTCAAAAAGGATGGCGAGCGTTCCTTCTACATGGTGGTCGGCGAGCTCGAGCAGTTCGACGATCAGCTCAACGGTCCGCGCGAGAAGCTGCGCCGTATGCTCGACGAGCTGGTTGTTTCCCATGACCACTCGGGCAACATTGCTATGCTGCGCACCCCGGCCGGTGCCGCACAATATTTGGCCAGCTTCATCGACCGCGTGGGGCTTAACGACGTCGCCGGCTGCATCGCTGGTGACGACACCATCTTCGTCCTTGCACGGGAGCCTTACACGGGAAAGAAGCTGGCAGAGCGACTCACCCGCGAAGGCGAGTAG
- a CDS encoding argininosuccinate synthase: MSARVVLAYSGGLDTSVAIPYLAKMTGGDVVAVSLDLGQGGEDMESVRQRALDCGAVESIVIDAKDEFAEEYCLPTIKANGMYMKQYPLVSAISRPLITKHLVEAAQEHGGTHVSHGCTGKGNDQVRFECSFRALDPSLEIIAPARDYAWTRDKAIAFAEEINLPIEQSASSPFSIDQNVWGRAVETGFLEDLWNPPTKDLYAYTEDPALGNAPDEVVISFEQGKPVAIDGKPVTVLQAIEELNQRAGAQGIGRLDMVEDRLVGIKSREVYEAPGAEVLIKAHEALEDVTVERELARYKRLTDARWSEEVYDGLWYSPLKKSLDAFIEKSQENVSGDIRLLLHAGKAVVNGRRSGESLYSFDLATYDTGDTFDQTAAKGFVQLHGLSTQIANQRDRDGGFPTGAQK; the protein is encoded by the coding sequence TTGTCTGCACGCGTTGTGCTCGCATACTCCGGCGGCCTCGATACCTCGGTCGCCATCCCTTACCTGGCTAAGATGACCGGCGGCGACGTCGTTGCTGTGTCGCTCGATCTAGGCCAGGGCGGCGAGGACATGGAGTCCGTCCGCCAGCGCGCACTCGACTGCGGCGCTGTGGAGTCCATCGTCATTGACGCCAAGGATGAGTTCGCTGAGGAGTACTGCCTGCCTACCATCAAGGCCAATGGCATGTACATGAAGCAGTACCCGCTGGTCTCTGCTATTTCCCGTCCGCTGATTACCAAGCACCTCGTCGAGGCCGCGCAGGAACACGGCGGCACCCACGTCTCCCACGGCTGCACCGGCAAGGGCAACGACCAGGTCCGTTTCGAGTGCTCCTTCCGCGCTCTGGATCCTTCCCTGGAGATCATTGCCCCGGCTCGTGACTACGCCTGGACCCGCGACAAGGCGATTGCCTTCGCAGAGGAAATCAACCTGCCTATCGAGCAGTCTGCTTCCTCTCCATTCTCCATTGACCAGAACGTCTGGGGCCGCGCAGTCGAGACCGGCTTCCTGGAGGATCTGTGGAACCCGCCGACAAAGGACCTTTACGCTTACACCGAGGATCCGGCACTGGGCAACGCCCCGGATGAGGTCGTTATCTCCTTCGAGCAGGGTAAGCCAGTAGCTATCGATGGCAAGCCGGTCACCGTCCTGCAGGCTATCGAGGAGCTGAACCAGCGCGCAGGTGCCCAGGGCATCGGCCGCCTGGACATGGTCGAGGACCGCCTGGTGGGCATCAAGTCCCGCGAGGTCTACGAGGCACCGGGCGCTGAGGTACTCATCAAGGCCCACGAGGCCCTGGAAGACGTCACCGTCGAGCGCGAGCTGGCTCGCTATAAGCGTCTGACCGATGCTCGCTGGTCCGAGGAGGTCTACGACGGCCTCTGGTACAGCCCGCTGAAGAAGTCTCTGGATGCCTTCATCGAGAAGTCTCAGGAAAACGTCTCCGGCGACATCCGCCTGCTGCTGCACGCCGGTAAGGCTGTGGTCAATGGCCGCCGCTCCGGCGAGTCGCTCTACTCCTTCGACCTGGCGACCTACGATACTGGCGATACCTTTGACCAGACGGCCGCCAAGGGCTTCGTGCAGCTGCACGGTCTGTCCACCCAGATCGCTAACCAGCGCGATCGCGACGGCGGCTTCCCGACCGGAGCACAGAAGTAA
- the argH gene encoding argininosuccinate lyase produces the protein MEQHKTNEGALWGGRFSGGPSEAMFALSVSTHFDWVLAPYDVLASQAHAKVLHKAGLLSDDDLNTMLDGLEQLGKDVADGSFKPAPSDEDVHGAMERGLIERVGPEVGGRLRAGRSRNDQVAAMFRMWVRDALRDVALDVSDLIDALVQQAKEHPDAIMPGKTHFQAAQPILLAHSLLAHAQPLLRDLDRIQDLDKRLAVSPYGSGALAGSSLHLDPEAIAKELGFDSATDNSLDGTASRDFASEAAFVLAQIAVDMSRLAEEIIAWSTPEFNYVVLHDAWSTGSSIMPQKKNPDVPELARGKTGRLIGNLAGLMATLKAQPLAYNRDLQEDKEPIVDSVSQLRLLLPAMTGLVSTLKFNEERMRELAPAGFTLATDLAEWMVRQGVPFREAHEASGACVRIAESRGVDLIDLTDEEMQSVDERLTPEVREVLTIDGAVASRDTRGGTAGVRVAEQRERVAEANANFKKWAETPVRD, from the coding sequence ATGGAGCAACACAAGACCAACGAAGGCGCTTTGTGGGGCGGCCGCTTTTCCGGCGGCCCTTCCGAGGCCATGTTCGCACTCTCGGTGTCGACGCACTTTGACTGGGTGCTAGCACCGTATGATGTCCTGGCCTCCCAGGCACACGCCAAGGTGCTGCACAAGGCAGGTCTGCTTTCCGATGACGACCTGAACACCATGCTCGATGGCCTCGAGCAGCTGGGCAAGGACGTCGCCGATGGCTCGTTTAAGCCGGCGCCGAGCGACGAAGATGTCCACGGTGCGATGGAGCGTGGCCTGATTGAGCGCGTCGGCCCGGAAGTAGGCGGTCGCCTGCGCGCGGGTCGTTCCCGCAACGACCAGGTCGCAGCCATGTTCCGCATGTGGGTCCGCGATGCGCTTCGCGATGTCGCCCTCGATGTTTCTGACCTGATCGATGCACTCGTGCAGCAGGCCAAGGAGCACCCGGATGCTATCATGCCGGGCAAGACTCACTTCCAGGCTGCCCAGCCGATCCTGCTTGCGCACTCGCTGCTGGCTCACGCCCAGCCGCTGTTGCGCGATCTGGATCGCATCCAGGACCTGGACAAGCGCCTCGCGGTCTCTCCTTATGGCTCCGGCGCTCTGGCTGGCTCTTCGCTGCACCTTGACCCGGAGGCTATCGCGAAGGAACTCGGCTTCGACTCTGCGACCGACAACTCTCTGGATGGCACCGCGTCTCGCGACTTCGCCTCCGAGGCAGCTTTCGTCCTGGCACAGATTGCCGTGGACATGTCCCGCCTAGCCGAGGAAATCATCGCCTGGTCGACACCGGAGTTCAACTACGTCGTTCTTCACGATGCCTGGTCCACCGGCTCGTCGATCATGCCGCAGAAGAAGAACCCGGACGTTCCGGAACTCGCCCGCGGCAAGACCGGCCGCCTGATCGGCAACCTGGCTGGCCTCATGGCCACCCTGAAGGCACAGCCGCTGGCATACAACCGCGACCTGCAGGAAGACAAGGAGCCCATCGTGGACTCCGTTTCCCAGCTGCGCCTGCTGTTGCCAGCGATGACCGGCCTGGTCTCCACGCTGAAGTTCAACGAAGAGCGCATGCGTGAACTGGCACCAGCTGGCTTCACCCTGGCCACCGACCTGGCCGAGTGGATGGTGCGCCAGGGCGTACCGTTCCGTGAAGCACACGAGGCCTCCGGTGCGTGCGTCCGCATCGCCGAATCCCGCGGCGTCGACCTTATAGACTTGACCGACGAGGAGATGCAAAGCGTCGATGAGCGCCTGACCCCTGAGGTCCGCGAGGTGCTCACCATCGATGGCGCAGTTGCTTCCCGCGACACCCGCGGCGGTACCGCCGGCGTTCGCGTTGCCGAACAACGCGAGCGCGTAGCCGAAGCTAACGCCAACTTCAAGAAGTGGGCAGAAACCCCAGTCCGCGACTAA
- a CDS encoding amino acid permease, translated as MTQSAQLPHEDEREVFASEDHGLQKGMSKRQLQMIAIGSAIGTGLLLGSGARLQTAGPSLAILYLICGFFGYIILRALGELIVYRPSSGSFVSYAREFYGEKAAFITGWLYWGNWAMTLVADATAVAIYIKWFAQYTTWLDAIPQWVLALTVVGFIFFFNMLSVSIFGHLEYWFSMIKVVALLIFMVVAIGVVIFGHPNGDPTGFTLISDAGGWLPNGLIPAMIVIQGVVFAYAGIELVGTTSGETKDVEKHIPSAVNSVLFRIVVFYFGSILLLTLVLPYTAYASDVSPFVVFFESLGIPAAAPIFQLVVITAAISSLNAGLYSTGRIMYNMSVAGSGPKFGARMSDSGVPYGGIVMAVIVGLAGVFLNYVVPEMAFEIVLNLAALGTLASWVAIVLAHQKFLRLADRGHFTRPGYRSPFGIWGDWATVIFVGIVLVLMAFDYPIGSYSLLATIGLIPIFVGLWYMWRDRINAIAEERKKTHLPSFRFNADPHEELRER; from the coding sequence ATGACGCAATCCGCACAGTTGCCTCATGAGGACGAGCGCGAGGTCTTTGCTTCAGAAGACCACGGCTTGCAAAAGGGGATGAGCAAACGGCAGTTGCAGATGATTGCCATCGGCTCTGCAATCGGCACCGGCCTGCTGCTGGGTTCCGGTGCGCGCCTGCAAACCGCAGGTCCCTCGCTGGCCATTCTCTATCTCATTTGTGGCTTTTTCGGCTATATCATTCTCCGAGCACTAGGCGAGCTCATCGTCTATCGCCCTAGCTCGGGGTCTTTTGTTTCCTATGCCCGTGAGTTCTACGGCGAAAAGGCCGCCTTCATCACCGGATGGTTGTACTGGGGAAACTGGGCCATGACACTTGTGGCTGACGCCACCGCAGTGGCCATTTACATCAAGTGGTTCGCCCAATACACCACCTGGCTCGACGCCATTCCGCAGTGGGTACTGGCCCTTACGGTCGTCGGCTTCATCTTCTTCTTCAATATGCTCTCGGTGTCCATCTTCGGTCACCTGGAGTACTGGTTCTCGATGATCAAGGTCGTCGCCCTGCTCATCTTCATGGTGGTGGCCATCGGCGTGGTCATCTTCGGCCATCCCAACGGCGACCCGACCGGCTTTACGCTGATTAGCGATGCCGGCGGCTGGCTACCGAACGGCCTCATCCCAGCGATGATCGTCATCCAGGGCGTCGTCTTCGCCTACGCCGGTATTGAGTTAGTCGGCACTACCTCCGGTGAGACCAAGGACGTCGAAAAGCACATCCCGTCCGCAGTCAACAGCGTGCTGTTCCGCATCGTGGTGTTCTACTTCGGCTCCATCCTGCTGCTGACGCTTGTGCTGCCGTATACCGCTTACGCCTCGGACGTGTCTCCGTTCGTCGTTTTCTTCGAATCACTGGGAATCCCAGCTGCCGCACCAATCTTCCAGCTAGTCGTGATTACCGCAGCGATCTCCTCGCTCAACGCTGGCCTGTATTCCACCGGCCGCATCATGTACAACATGTCGGTTGCTGGCTCGGGCCCGAAGTTCGGTGCTCGCATGTCCGATAGCGGTGTGCCTTATGGCGGCATCGTCATGGCGGTCATCGTCGGGCTTGCCGGCGTGTTCCTCAACTACGTGGTGCCGGAAATGGCGTTTGAAATCGTGCTGAACCTCGCGGCACTGGGCACTTTGGCCTCGTGGGTCGCCATTGTCTTGGCGCACCAGAAGTTCCTCCGCCTGGCTGATCGCGGACACTTCACCCGGCCTGGGTATCGCTCACCGTTCGGTATCTGGGGTGACTGGGCCACCGTCATCTTCGTCGGCATCGTTCTGGTCCTCATGGCCTTTGATTACCCGATCGGTTCCTACTCACTGCTGGCCACCATTGGCCTTATCCCGATCTTCGTGGGCCTGTGGTACATGTGGCGAGATCGCATCAATGCCATTGCTGAAGAACGCAAGAAAACTCATTTGCCAAGCTTCCGTTTCAACGCAGATCCACACGAAGAGCTGCGCGAGCGCTAA
- a CDS encoding ornithine cyclodeaminase: MVSFVDVNNMVRWIQRDGVENIITGMVDYLEHDFRRWERFDKIARVASHTPFGVIELMPTSDGEEYSFKYVNGHPSNPARGFQTVTAFGVLADVDNGYPTFQAEMTLLTALRTAATSAMVAKHVARKDSKRMAMIGAGSQSEFQALGFRGVVGIEDITIYDVDPKAVEKFRRNMEPLGFNITVCSGVDEAVIGADIITTCTADKAQNQILATRHVAPGVHLNAVGGDCPGKTELEAEILDDAKVFVEFPPQTRVEGEIQQKPEDFPVVEFWKVLTGAETGRDSEEQVTLFDDVGFAINDFSALRYCRDAVKGTDLETQIDLVADPEDPKDLFSMTSDVPSLL, from the coding sequence ATGGTTTCATTCGTAGATGTCAACAACATGGTCCGCTGGATTCAGCGCGACGGCGTAGAAAACATCATCACCGGCATGGTCGACTACCTCGAGCACGATTTCCGTCGCTGGGAGCGCTTCGACAAGATTGCCCGCGTGGCATCGCATACTCCTTTTGGCGTTATTGAGCTGATGCCGACGTCCGATGGTGAGGAATACTCCTTTAAGTACGTCAACGGCCACCCGTCGAACCCGGCTCGCGGTTTCCAGACGGTCACTGCCTTTGGCGTGTTGGCTGACGTCGACAATGGCTATCCCACCTTCCAAGCAGAGATGACCCTGCTGACCGCGCTGCGCACTGCGGCGACCTCTGCGATGGTGGCCAAGCACGTCGCCCGAAAGGATTCCAAGCGCATGGCGATGATCGGTGCCGGTTCGCAGTCCGAGTTTCAGGCACTTGGTTTCCGCGGCGTCGTGGGTATCGAAGACATCACGATCTACGACGTGGACCCGAAGGCCGTGGAAAAGTTCCGCCGCAACATGGAACCACTCGGCTTTAACATCACTGTCTGCTCTGGTGTGGACGAGGCAGTCATCGGCGCGGACATTATCACCACCTGTACTGCAGACAAGGCTCAGAACCAGATTCTGGCGACCCGCCACGTCGCACCAGGTGTGCACCTCAACGCTGTCGGTGGTGACTGCCCAGGCAAGACCGAGCTGGAAGCAGAGATTCTCGACGATGCCAAGGTCTTCGTGGAGTTCCCGCCGCAGACCCGCGTCGAGGGCGAGATTCAGCAAAAGCCGGAAGATTTCCCCGTCGTAGAGTTCTGGAAGGTCCTTACCGGTGCAGAAACCGGTCGCGATAGCGAGGAGCAGGTCACGCTTTTCGATGACGTCGGATTCGCCATTAACGACTTCTCGGCCCTGCGCTACTGCCGCGATGCCGTGAAGGGCACCGACCTGGAAACCCAGATCGATCTGGTCGCCGACCCAGAGGACCCGAAGGACCTGTTCTCTATGACTTCGGACGTGCCTTCACTGCTCTAG
- a CDS encoding Trm112 family protein, producing the protein MSVDPKLLEVLVCPQDKGPLEYLEKEQVLVNERKGIAYPIEDGIPVMLVDEAIDWPAK; encoded by the coding sequence ATGAGTGTCGATCCGAAGTTGCTGGAGGTCCTGGTTTGTCCGCAAGACAAAGGGCCTTTGGAGTATCTGGAAAAAGAGCAGGTGTTGGTCAACGAACGCAAGGGAATTGCCTATCCTATCGAGGATGGAATCCCGGTCATGCTGGTCGATGAAGCCATCGACTGGCCAGCAAAATAA
- the tyrS gene encoding tyrosine--tRNA ligase has translation MNIIDELQWRGLINQSTDIDALREACEEPITLYCGFDPTGDSLHAGHLVPLIMLRRFQEAGHHPLALAGGATGFIGDPRDVGERSMLSEEQLATNIEAIKNQLRRFIRFDGENAATLVNNADWTMNMSVISFLRDVGKNFSLNTMLDRDTVKRRLESDGISYTEFSYMLLQANDFVHLRREYDCVLEIGGGDQWGNIVSGVDLNRRVDGAKVHGLTVPLVTDAFGQKFGKSTGGGKLWLDPEQTSAYSWYQYFLNAGDSVVIDYLRWFTFLNQEEIAEYEKAVEEEPYKRAAQRRLAQEMTDLVHGPEATKAVELAAQALFGKAELTDLDEATLAGALSETEVAEIAADEPRSIVDLLVASGLADSKGAARRTIKEGGAYVNNERISDNEWEPSDDDLLHGTWLVLRRGKKNFAGAKLS, from the coding sequence ATGAACATTATTGACGAGCTGCAATGGCGCGGCCTCATTAACCAGTCCACGGATATCGACGCACTGCGCGAGGCATGCGAAGAGCCCATTACCTTGTACTGCGGTTTCGACCCGACCGGTGATTCCTTGCATGCCGGACACCTGGTGCCGCTGATTATGCTGCGCCGTTTCCAGGAAGCTGGCCACCACCCGCTGGCACTGGCTGGCGGTGCTACCGGTTTTATTGGCGACCCGCGCGATGTGGGTGAGCGCTCCATGCTTTCCGAAGAACAGCTCGCCACCAACATTGAGGCAATTAAGAACCAGCTGCGTCGCTTCATCCGCTTCGATGGTGAGAACGCCGCAACCCTGGTCAACAATGCAGACTGGACGATGAACATGTCCGTCATCAGCTTCCTGCGTGATGTGGGTAAGAACTTCTCGCTGAACACCATGTTGGATCGCGACACCGTGAAGCGTCGTCTGGAATCCGACGGCATTTCCTACACTGAGTTCTCCTACATGCTGCTGCAGGCCAATGACTTCGTGCACCTGCGCCGCGAGTACGACTGCGTGCTGGAAATCGGTGGCGGCGATCAGTGGGGCAACATCGTCTCCGGTGTCGACCTCAACCGTCGTGTTGACGGCGCCAAGGTGCATGGCCTGACCGTTCCGCTGGTAACCGACGCATTTGGTCAGAAGTTCGGCAAGTCCACCGGCGGTGGCAAGCTGTGGCTGGATCCGGAACAGACATCGGCTTACTCCTGGTACCAGTACTTCCTCAATGCGGGTGACTCCGTGGTTATCGATTACCTGCGATGGTTCACCTTCCTCAACCAGGAAGAAATCGCTGAGTACGAAAAGGCTGTCGAGGAAGAGCCGTACAAGCGCGCTGCACAGCGTCGCCTTGCACAGGAGATGACCGACCTGGTCCACGGTCCGGAGGCCACCAAGGCAGTCGAGCTTGCTGCCCAGGCACTCTTCGGCAAGGCCGAGCTGACCGACCTGGATGAAGCCACCCTCGCCGGCGCTCTTTCTGAGACCGAAGTCGCTGAGATTGCTGCCGATGAACCGCGCTCCATCGTCGACCTGCTGGTTGCGTCCGGTCTTGCTGATTCCAAGGGTGCTGCCCGCCGCACCATTAAGGAAGGTGGCGCGTACGTGAACAACGAGCGCATCTCCGATAACGAGTGGGAGCCATCTGACGATGACCTGCTGCACGGCACGTGGCTAGTGCTGCGCCGCGGCAAGAAAAATTTCGCCGGTGCCAAGCTGAGCTAA
- a CDS encoding HAD-IIA family hydrolase, which translates to MTVLTQHDGLLLDLDGTVWEGGTPIPHAVDVINSCGLPTIYVTNNASRAPESVLGMLEGIGIEVGKSKVLTSAQAAITLAKQEVKEGSKVLVVGSDSFRDLARNAGFELVESAEEKPTAVLQGMSKDIGWKQLSEAAYAINNGARYFASNLDASLPTERGFAVGNGSLVAAVVNATGVQPTSAGKPEPDMFTQAAGLLNAEKPLAVGDRLDTDIAGGNAAAMDTFHVLTGVSGELELIEAPKEYRPDFIGSGLHELALPVSQAKPGAQGGFTARFDGYDILLEGGDPGATSVQALRTVLEVAWALPKTPRYIQPRTELAEKVLSTWR; encoded by the coding sequence GTGACTGTTCTGACCCAACACGACGGACTGCTGCTGGATCTGGACGGCACTGTATGGGAAGGCGGAACGCCTATCCCCCACGCGGTGGACGTGATTAATTCCTGCGGTCTGCCGACCATCTATGTGACCAATAATGCCTCCCGTGCACCAGAATCGGTGCTGGGCATGCTGGAGGGCATCGGTATTGAGGTCGGTAAGTCCAAGGTGCTGACTTCTGCCCAGGCAGCTATTACGTTGGCGAAGCAAGAGGTCAAGGAAGGCAGCAAGGTTCTCGTTGTCGGATCTGATTCCTTCCGTGACTTAGCCCGTAATGCTGGTTTCGAACTCGTCGAATCCGCAGAGGAGAAGCCGACTGCAGTTCTGCAGGGCATGTCGAAGGACATTGGCTGGAAGCAGCTGAGCGAAGCTGCATATGCCATCAACAATGGTGCGCGCTACTTCGCATCTAACCTGGATGCGTCTTTGCCCACGGAGCGTGGTTTCGCAGTGGGTAATGGCTCGTTGGTTGCTGCGGTGGTCAATGCGACGGGTGTGCAGCCGACATCGGCAGGCAAGCCTGAGCCAGACATGTTCACCCAGGCAGCAGGTCTGCTTAATGCGGAGAAGCCATTGGCAGTTGGCGATCGTTTGGATACTGATATTGCTGGTGGCAATGCCGCAGCGATGGATACCTTCCACGTGCTCACGGGTGTTTCCGGTGAGTTGGAGCTGATCGAGGCACCGAAGGAATACCGCCCTGACTTCATCGGTAGTGGTCTGCACGAGTTGGCGCTGCCGGTCTCGCAGGCCAAGCCGGGTGCACAGGGTGGTTTTACCGCCCGCTTTGATGGCTACGACATTCTGCTCGAAGGCGGCGACCCGGGTGCGACCTCGGTGCAGGCGTTGCGCACCGTCCTGGAGGTCGCGTGGGCACTGCCGAAGACCCCGCGCTACATTCAGCCACGTACTGAGCTCGCAGAAAAGGTGCTGAGCACATGGCGGTAA